The following are from one region of the Luteimonas sp. MC1572 genome:
- the asd gene encoding archaetidylserine decarboxylase (Phosphatidylserine decarboxylase is synthesized as a single chain precursor. Generation of the pyruvoyl active site from a Ser is coupled to cleavage of a Gly-Ser bond between the larger (beta) and smaller (alpha chains). It is an integral membrane protein.), whose product MSLFTRLTYLLPHRLASSLARRLAYSDHPRVSRWLIDTVVERFKVDLDEAAQPDPAAYPTFNAFFTRALRPGVRVADPDPAALVMPADGRISQCGAIEGGRIFQAKGQSFTAAELLGDAVAAAPYRDGLFATVYLSPRDYHRVHMPWSGRLMRTVHVPGRLFSVGPAAVAHVPRLFARNERLVCHFDTDFGPMAVVMVGALLVSGVETVWSGEEIPAYGHAVTSKEYGGKAVELRRFEEMARFNYGSTVIVLLPPGVAELAPGLVPEGPVRLGERLATRLD is encoded by the coding sequence ATGAGCCTCTTCACGCGGCTCACCTACCTGCTTCCCCACCGCCTGGCGTCGTCGTTGGCGCGCCGCCTGGCGTACTCCGACCACCCGCGCGTCAGCCGCTGGCTGATCGACACCGTGGTCGAGCGCTTCAAGGTCGACCTGGATGAAGCGGCGCAGCCCGACCCGGCCGCCTACCCGACCTTCAACGCATTCTTTACGCGGGCCCTGCGCCCGGGCGTGCGCGTGGCCGATCCCGACCCGGCGGCGCTGGTGATGCCGGCGGATGGCCGCATCAGCCAGTGCGGCGCCATCGAGGGCGGCCGCATCTTCCAGGCCAAGGGGCAGTCGTTCACCGCCGCCGAGCTGCTGGGCGATGCCGTGGCGGCCGCGCCCTACCGCGACGGCCTGTTCGCCACCGTGTACCTGTCGCCGCGCGACTACCACCGCGTGCACATGCCCTGGAGCGGGCGCCTGATGCGCACCGTGCACGTGCCCGGCCGGTTGTTCAGCGTCGGCCCGGCCGCGGTCGCGCACGTACCGCGCCTGTTCGCGCGCAACGAGCGCCTGGTCTGCCACTTCGACACCGACTTCGGGCCGATGGCGGTGGTGATGGTCGGCGCGCTGCTGGTGTCGGGCGTGGAGACCGTCTGGAGCGGCGAGGAGATCCCGGCCTATGGCCACGCCGTCACCAGCAAGGAATACGGCGGCAAGGCGGTGGAGTTGCGCCGGTTCGAGGAAATGGCGCGCTTCAACTACGGCTCCACGGTGATCGTGCTGCTGCCGCCGGGCGTGGCGGAACTCGCCCCCGGGCTGGTTCCGGAAGGCCCCGTGCGGCTTGGCGAGCGCCTGGCGACGCGCCTCGACTGA
- a CDS encoding DEAD/DEAH box helicase — protein sequence MSTDAATPATPTFSDLGLPGSLLQALTAVGYETPSPIQAATIPPLLAGRDVLGQAQTGTGKTAAFALPALARIDPAQRKPQVLVLAPTRELAIQVAEAFQKYAAHLPGFQVLPIYGGQGYAPQLSALKRGVQVIVGTPGRVIDHLNRGSLDLSELRCLVLDEADEMLRMGFIDDVEAVLKKTPETRQVALFSATMPQQIRRIAQTYLKDPVEIAIKATTTTAANIRQRYWMVSGTNKLDALTRILEAEPFDGMLVFARTKLGTQELAEKLAARGLSAAAIHGDVEQKQREKMVQSLKDGRIDILVATDVAARGLDVDRISHVLNYDIPYDTESYVHRIGRTGRAGRSGEAILFVAPRERGMLGAIERATRQKIEPMQLPSVAMVNDQRVARFLGRIGEALESDADLAMYRGLVERYESEHNVPMVEIAAALAKMVQGDTPLLLVAPPERAQYERPQHERSQGPRPPRDDSYAPRGREQAPRHERAPHSAAGGEPGAASFDRAPRPPRDAPDVGMETFRIEVGHSHGVQPGNIVGAIANEADLESRYIGRIDIRDDYSLVDLPQGMPHELMEHLKKVYVGGQPLKIRRAEPADSAGGNAGRPGKRPFSPRPPGDRPRPAGARGPRPPFPPRTPHRKGPPRGEG from the coding sequence ATGAGCACCGACGCCGCTACCCCCGCTACCCCCACATTCTCCGACCTCGGCCTGCCCGGCTCGCTGCTGCAGGCACTGACCGCAGTCGGCTACGAGACGCCCTCGCCCATCCAGGCGGCCACCATCCCGCCGCTGCTGGCCGGCCGCGACGTGCTTGGCCAGGCGCAGACCGGCACCGGCAAGACCGCCGCGTTCGCGCTGCCCGCGCTGGCGCGCATCGACCCCGCGCAGCGCAAGCCGCAGGTCCTGGTGCTGGCGCCGACCCGCGAACTGGCGATCCAGGTGGCCGAGGCGTTCCAGAAGTACGCCGCGCACCTGCCCGGCTTCCAGGTCCTGCCGATCTACGGCGGCCAAGGCTATGCACCGCAGCTGTCGGCGCTGAAGCGCGGCGTGCAGGTGATCGTCGGCACGCCCGGCCGCGTCATCGACCACCTCAACCGTGGATCGCTGGACCTGTCCGAGCTGCGCTGCCTGGTGCTGGACGAAGCCGACGAGATGCTGCGCATGGGCTTCATCGACGACGTCGAGGCCGTGCTGAAGAAGACCCCGGAGACGCGCCAGGTGGCGCTGTTCTCGGCCACCATGCCGCAGCAGATCCGGCGCATCGCGCAGACCTACCTGAAGGACCCGGTGGAGATCGCCATCAAGGCGACCACCACCACCGCGGCCAATATCCGCCAGCGCTACTGGATGGTCAGCGGCACCAACAAGCTCGATGCGCTCACCCGCATCCTCGAAGCCGAACCCTTCGACGGCATGCTGGTGTTCGCGCGCACCAAGCTCGGCACCCAGGAACTGGCCGAGAAGCTCGCGGCGCGCGGCCTGTCCGCGGCCGCGATCCACGGCGACGTGGAGCAGAAGCAGCGCGAGAAGATGGTGCAGTCGCTGAAGGACGGGCGCATCGACATCCTGGTGGCGACCGACGTCGCCGCGCGCGGGCTCGACGTCGACCGCATCAGCCACGTGCTGAACTACGACATTCCCTACGACACCGAAAGTTACGTGCACCGCATCGGCCGCACCGGTCGGGCCGGGCGCAGCGGCGAGGCGATCCTGTTCGTGGCGCCGCGCGAGCGCGGCATGCTGGGCGCGATCGAGCGCGCCACGCGGCAGAAGATCGAGCCGATGCAGCTGCCCAGCGTGGCCATGGTCAACGACCAGCGCGTCGCGCGTTTCCTCGGCCGCATCGGCGAGGCGCTGGAGTCCGACGCCGACCTGGCGATGTACCGCGGCCTGGTGGAACGCTACGAAAGCGAACACAACGTGCCGATGGTGGAGATCGCCGCGGCGCTGGCCAAGATGGTGCAGGGCGACACGCCGCTGCTGCTGGTGGCCCCGCCCGAGCGCGCCCAGTACGAGCGCCCGCAACACGAGCGTTCGCAGGGCCCGCGCCCGCCGCGCGACGACAGCTACGCGCCGCGTGGCCGCGAGCAGGCGCCTCGTCATGAGCGTGCCCCGCATTCCGCCGCCGGCGGCGAGCCCGGCGCGGCCTCTTTCGACCGCGCACCGCGCCCGCCGCGCGATGCGCCCGACGTCGGCATGGAGACCTTCCGCATCGAGGTGGGCCACAGCCATGGCGTGCAGCCGGGCAACATCGTCGGCGCGATCGCCAACGAGGCCGACCTCGAGAGCCGCTACATCGGCCGCATCGACATCCGCGACGACTACAGCCTGGTCGACCTGCCGCAGGGCATGCCGCACGAGCTGATGGAACATCTGAAAAAGGTGTACGTGGGCGGGCAGCCGCTGAAGATCCGCCGTGCCGAGCCCGCCGATTCCGCCGGTGGCAACGCAGGCCGTCCGGGCAAGCGCCCGTTCTCGCCGCGTCCGCCGGGTGACCGTCCGCGGCCTGCCGGCGCGCGCGGCCCGCGCCCGCCGTTCCCGCCGCGCACTCCGCACCGCAAGGGTCCGCCGCGCGGCGAAGGCTGA
- a CDS encoding sulfurtransferase: protein MYTSIAAYHFVAIDDPCVVADRVRARAISDGLLGTVLVAGEGINLFLAGAGGAVDAFLGALREDPRFAALHAKRSHSADAPFARLKVKVKPEIISFRREDASPLDGRAPSVAPHTLARWLDAGCDDAGRRVVLLDTRNREEVGHGSFRGALALPIDNFTDLPQALDAHRDALADATVVGFCTGGIRCEKAVPWMRANGFAHAVQLEGGILGYFDEVGGHGYDGNCFVFDARIALDPALRPMKATA, encoded by the coding sequence ATGTATACGAGCATTGCCGCCTATCACTTCGTTGCCATCGACGACCCTTGCGTGGTCGCCGACCGCGTGCGCGCGCGCGCGATTTCCGATGGCCTGCTCGGGACCGTGCTGGTCGCGGGCGAGGGCATCAACCTGTTCCTTGCCGGCGCCGGAGGCGCGGTCGATGCCTTCCTCGGCGCGCTTCGCGAGGACCCGCGTTTCGCCGCGCTGCACGCCAAGCGCAGCCACAGCGCGGACGCGCCGTTCGCGCGCCTGAAGGTCAAGGTGAAGCCGGAGATCATCAGTTTCCGCCGCGAGGATGCCTCGCCGCTGGATGGGCGCGCGCCCTCGGTCGCGCCGCACACGCTCGCGCGCTGGCTGGATGCGGGGTGCGACGACGCCGGTCGCCGCGTGGTGCTGCTCGATACGCGCAATCGCGAAGAGGTCGGCCACGGCAGCTTCAGAGGCGCGCTCGCGCTGCCGATCGACAACTTCACCGACCTGCCGCAGGCCCTGGATGCGCATCGCGATGCGCTCGCCGACGCCACCGTGGTCGGCTTCTGCACAGGCGGCATCCGCTGCGAGAAGGCGGTGCCGTGGATGCGCGCGAACGGTTTCGCGCATGCGGTGCAGCTGGAGGGCGGGATCCTGGGGTATTTCGACGAAGTCGGCGGCCACGGCTACGACGGCAACTGTTTCGTGTTCGACGCACGCATCGCGCTGGATCCTGCGCTGCGGCCCATGAAGGCCACCGCATGA
- a CDS encoding NAD(P)/FAD-dependent oxidoreductase translates to MSDACDVLVIGAGAAGLMCAATAGQRGRRVRVVERANKVGKKILMSGGGRCNFTNTGTTPANFLSANPHFCKSALARYTPADFIALVDRHGIAWHEKELGQLFCDESSKLIVAMLLDECAQAGVAMDVGCDVHAVQRAGDGFVVETDRGRITAQSLVVASGALSIPSLGGSGFGYTLARQFGHAVLPTRAGLVPLTLSGVHAERLDGLSGLSLPVEAASRGQAFRNAMLITHRGLSGPSMLQVSSYWEPGGALAIDLLPGVDAPALLRTARAERPATELRTLLSEHLPRRFAQRLCEHWMESRPLRQYSDRELATLAATLANWPIVASGTEGYRTAEVTLGGVDTDGLSSSTMMSRTVPGLFFVGEVVDVTGWLGGYNFQWAWASGHAAGEVA, encoded by the coding sequence ATGAGCGACGCCTGCGACGTGCTGGTGATCGGCGCCGGCGCCGCCGGCCTGATGTGCGCGGCCACTGCCGGCCAGCGCGGCCGCCGCGTGCGCGTGGTCGAGCGCGCCAACAAGGTCGGCAAGAAGATCCTGATGTCGGGCGGCGGGCGCTGCAATTTCACCAACACCGGCACCACCCCGGCCAATTTTCTCTCGGCCAACCCGCACTTCTGCAAGTCGGCGCTGGCGCGCTACACGCCGGCGGATTTCATCGCCCTGGTCGACCGCCATGGCATCGCCTGGCACGAGAAGGAACTCGGCCAGCTGTTCTGCGACGAGTCCTCGAAGCTCATCGTGGCGATGTTGCTGGACGAGTGCGCGCAGGCCGGCGTGGCGATGGACGTGGGCTGCGACGTGCATGCCGTACAGCGCGCGGGCGACGGCTTCGTGGTCGAGACCGATCGCGGCCGGATCACCGCGCAGTCGCTGGTCGTGGCCAGCGGCGCGCTGTCGATCCCGAGCCTTGGCGGCAGCGGCTTCGGGTACACGCTGGCGCGCCAGTTCGGCCATGCGGTGTTGCCCACGCGCGCCGGCCTGGTGCCGCTGACGCTCAGTGGCGTGCACGCCGAACGCCTCGATGGCCTGAGCGGCCTCTCGCTGCCGGTCGAGGCGGCGAGCCGCGGACAGGCCTTCCGCAATGCCATGCTGATTACCCATCGCGGCCTCAGCGGGCCGTCGATGCTGCAGGTATCGTCGTACTGGGAGCCCGGCGGGGCGCTGGCCATCGACCTGCTGCCGGGAGTCGACGCACCCGCCCTGCTGCGCACCGCGCGCGCCGAGCGGCCTGCGACCGAACTGCGCACGCTGCTGTCCGAACACCTGCCGCGGCGCTTCGCGCAGCGGCTGTGCGAGCACTGGATGGAGAGCCGGCCACTGCGCCAGTACAGCGATCGCGAACTGGCCACATTGGCGGCAACGCTGGCGAACTGGCCGATCGTCGCCAGCGGCACCGAGGGCTACCGCACCGCCGAGGTCACCTTGGGCGGCGTGGACACCGACGGACTGTCGTCATCGACAATGATGTCGCGCACCGTGCCCGGCCTGTTCTTCGTCGGCGAGGTGGTCGACGTCACCGGCTGGCTGGGCGGCTACAACTTCCAGTGGGCGTGGGCGTCAGGACACGCAGCCGGCGAGGTCGCCTGA
- a CDS encoding DUF6164 family protein, which yields MAKLLLNMRMVPDDEADDVRAFLEAHAIAFHETLPSRWGISYGGIWVSDDADFPKARRLMDEYQARRQAQAREARALELREGRAETLRDVARAEPLRVLVTAIGIVLLLALVALPVMLLWRAWT from the coding sequence ATGGCCAAGCTGCTCCTCAACATGCGGATGGTGCCCGACGACGAAGCCGACGACGTGCGCGCGTTCCTCGAGGCGCACGCGATCGCGTTCCACGAAACACTGCCCAGCCGCTGGGGGATTTCGTACGGCGGCATCTGGGTCAGCGACGACGCCGACTTTCCGAAGGCGCGACGGCTCATGGACGAATACCAGGCGCGGCGCCAGGCGCAGGCGCGGGAAGCGCGCGCGCTGGAGCTTCGCGAAGGCCGTGCGGAGACGCTCCGCGACGTCGCACGCGCCGAGCCGCTGCGCGTGCTGGTGACCGCGATCGGCATCGTCCTGTTGCTCGCGCTGGTCGCCCTGCCGGTGATGTTGCTGTGGCGCGCCTGGACGTGA